One part of the Spiribacter salinus M19-40 genome encodes these proteins:
- the dcd gene encoding dCTP deaminase, which produces MAIKSDRWIRQMAAEGMIEPYEPGQVRDAGSGRMISYGTSSYGYDVRCADHFKIFTNINSAVVDPKNFDESSFVDVRADVCIIPPNSFALASTVEYFRIPRNVLTICLGKSTYARCGIIVNVTPLEPEWEGHVTLEFSNTTTLPAKIYANEGVAQMLFLESDEVCEQSYKDRSGKYMGQRGVTLPRP; this is translated from the coding sequence ATGGCAATCAAATCCGACCGCTGGATACGGCAGATGGCTGCCGAGGGCATGATCGAGCCTTACGAGCCCGGGCAGGTGCGAGACGCTGGCAGCGGCCGCATGATTTCATACGGGACGTCGAGTTACGGCTACGATGTGCGCTGCGCAGACCACTTCAAGATCTTCACCAACATCAACTCCGCGGTGGTCGATCCAAAGAACTTTGACGAATCCTCATTCGTCGACGTGCGCGCGGACGTTTGCATTATTCCGCCGAACAGCTTCGCGCTCGCGAGCACCGTGGAGTATTTCCGTATCCCGCGAAATGTGCTGACGATCTGCCTTGGCAAGTCCACTTACGCTCGGTGCGGCATCATCGTTAACGTCACTCCGCTCGAACCGGAGTGGGAAGGGCATGTGACCCTAGAGTTTTCCAATACCACGACGCTGCCCGCGAAAATTTACGCCAATGAGGGCGTTGCGCAGATGCTCTTCCTTGAGTCGGACGAGGTCTGCGAGCAGTCGTACAAGGATCGCTCCGGGAAGTACATGGGCCAGCGCGGTGTGACCCTGCCCCGACCCTGA
- a CDS encoding DUF3108 domain-containing protein, producing MIHRPLTRLIGIALAIYLGPGLGAVAAEGFEPPPDFKARYEVRKAGITLGRADLRFAQPVPGRYRYSLHTRASGLARLLFSSEVYEQSHGRILDDGFRPDFYRYKRSGDDKARVAELRFDWLDLEVVNDVADYPWRMDITHDTIDRVIGPLQLMHDLAERDGDDDQLVYRIADGGQLKTYLLTIEGTEMIDTPMGAFEAIRIRRRDTDSNRETRLWCAPELDYLAVRVEQHEDGDQNFRLSLAALDGLDSSR from the coding sequence TTGATCCATCGACCGCTCACCCGTTTAATCGGCATCGCCCTCGCGATCTATCTTGGGCCCGGCCTGGGGGCCGTCGCGGCGGAGGGGTTTGAGCCGCCACCCGACTTCAAGGCGCGCTACGAGGTTCGTAAGGCGGGCATCACGCTGGGGCGTGCCGACCTGCGGTTTGCACAACCCGTCCCAGGCCGCTATCGCTACAGTCTGCATACCCGCGCCAGTGGACTGGCCCGGCTGCTATTCAGTAGCGAGGTCTATGAGCAGAGCCATGGACGGATCCTCGACGATGGCTTTCGACCCGATTTTTATCGCTATAAACGCAGTGGTGATGACAAAGCCCGCGTGGCGGAGCTGCGCTTTGACTGGCTGGATCTTGAGGTCGTCAACGACGTCGCGGATTACCCCTGGCGCATGGATATCACCCACGACACGATCGATCGGGTGATTGGGCCACTCCAGCTCATGCATGACCTTGCAGAACGCGACGGCGATGACGATCAGCTCGTCTACCGCATTGCCGATGGTGGCCAGCTCAAGACCTACCTGCTCACCATCGAGGGCACCGAGATGATCGATACACCGATGGGAGCGTTCGAGGCGATTCGGATTCGCCGGCGCGATACCGACAGCAACCGGGAGACACGCCTGTGGTGCGCACCCGAGCTTGATTACCTGGCCGTTCGCGTCGAGCAGCACGAGGATGGCGATCAAAACTTCCGCCTCAGTCTTGCGGCCCTCGACGGCCTCGACTCATCCCGCTGA
- the apbC gene encoding iron-sulfur cluster carrier protein ApbC has protein sequence MPAVTQDAVEQALANWTEPCLGLDLISAGAIEAISVDEGAVTVRLSLGFPVDEYQKTLKAAVAEQITEATDATAVTVEVDWSIAAHQVQAALKPLEGIRNIIAVASAKGGVGKSTCAANLALALADEGARVGLLDADIYGPSQPRMMGVAGRKPDSPDGKTITPLDNYGVQVMSIGFLIEEDTPMVWRGPMVTQALTQLLNETRWESLDYLIIDLPPGTGDIQLTLSQKVPVAGAVVITTPQDIATLDARKGVKMFEKVKVPVLGILENMSLHICSQCGHEEPIFGSGGGQRLADQEGVELLGSMPLDLKIREQADAGRPTVVADPHSRVAELYREAARRTAAILSRQDSAGASRFPNIVVDDT, from the coding sequence ATGCCAGCCGTGACTCAAGACGCTGTCGAGCAGGCCCTCGCCAATTGGACTGAGCCCTGCCTGGGCTTGGATCTGATCAGCGCCGGCGCGATTGAGGCCATCAGTGTCGACGAGGGCGCAGTCACTGTTCGACTGTCGCTTGGCTTTCCGGTTGATGAGTACCAAAAAACGTTGAAGGCAGCGGTGGCTGAGCAGATCACCGAGGCGACCGATGCCACCGCCGTGACGGTGGAAGTGGACTGGTCGATTGCCGCGCATCAGGTTCAGGCCGCCCTGAAACCTCTGGAGGGGATTCGCAACATCATCGCCGTGGCGTCGGCGAAGGGCGGTGTCGGCAAGTCTACTTGTGCGGCCAATCTGGCACTGGCCCTGGCGGACGAGGGCGCCCGGGTTGGCCTGCTTGATGCGGATATCTATGGGCCAAGCCAGCCGCGCATGATGGGTGTGGCGGGGCGCAAGCCGGACAGTCCCGATGGCAAGACCATTACACCGCTGGATAACTACGGCGTGCAGGTGATGTCGATCGGTTTCCTGATCGAGGAAGATACCCCGATGGTCTGGCGCGGCCCGATGGTCACCCAGGCGCTCACGCAGTTGTTGAATGAAACACGATGGGAGTCGCTGGACTACCTCATCATCGATTTGCCCCCGGGGACAGGCGACATTCAGCTGACGCTGTCTCAGAAAGTGCCAGTCGCCGGTGCGGTGGTCATCACCACGCCGCAGGATATCGCCACACTCGATGCGCGTAAGGGCGTGAAGATGTTCGAGAAAGTGAAGGTTCCCGTACTGGGCATTCTCGAGAACATGAGCCTGCATATCTGCTCGCAGTGTGGCCACGAGGAGCCGATTTTTGGTTCTGGCGGCGGACAGCGGCTTGCGGATCAGGAGGGGGTCGAGCTGCTCGGTTCCATGCCTCTTGACCTGAAAATCCGAGAGCAGGCGGACGCGGGCCGCCCCACGGTGGTGGCGGATCCGCACTCGCGGGTCGCCGAGCTTTATCGTGAGGCAGCGCGGCGAACGGCGGCCATTCTCTCGCGGCAGGACTCGGCAGGGGCCAGCCGCTTTCCCAATATCGTTGTCGACGACACCTAG
- the purM gene encoding phosphoribosylformylglycinamidine cyclo-ligase has product MTKRNETQGLTYRDAGVDIDAGATLVERIGEDVARTHRPGMLGGLGGFGGLFELPMDRYTHPVLVSGTDGVGTKLRLALDTGQHDGIGIDLVAMCVNDVIVTGAEPLFFLDYYATGRLDVDIAEQVIRGIAAGCREAGAGLIGGETAEMPGMYADGDYDLAGFCVGVVEREALIDGQSIQPGDQLIGLASAGVHANGYSLVRRILARDPEALETTLDGRNLGEWLLTPTRIYARAIRHLIANSPVHGICHITGGGLTDNLPRILPNGLAAAVDVTSWKWPALFDWLQRTGDVSTPEMRRTFNCGVGMVVVVPADQADAAIACLQEAGETAWRLGEISAANHGPAVVFAEGP; this is encoded by the coding sequence TTGACGAAGCGCAATGAAACCCAGGGACTCACTTATCGTGATGCAGGGGTCGACATCGACGCCGGCGCCACACTGGTAGAGCGTATCGGCGAGGATGTCGCGCGCACACACCGCCCTGGCATGCTCGGCGGACTGGGCGGTTTCGGTGGGCTATTTGAACTGCCGATGGATCGCTACACCCATCCGGTGCTTGTCTCGGGGACTGATGGTGTCGGCACCAAATTGCGCTTGGCCCTGGATACCGGACAGCACGACGGGATTGGGATCGATCTGGTGGCCATGTGCGTCAACGATGTCATCGTCACCGGGGCCGAACCGCTTTTCTTCCTCGATTACTATGCGACAGGCCGGCTCGATGTGGATATTGCCGAACAGGTTATCCGCGGAATCGCTGCTGGCTGCCGTGAAGCGGGCGCTGGACTCATCGGCGGTGAGACCGCCGAGATGCCCGGCATGTACGCCGACGGCGATTATGACCTTGCCGGCTTCTGCGTGGGTGTCGTGGAGCGCGAGGCGCTGATTGATGGCCAATCAATTCAACCCGGCGACCAGCTGATTGGGCTCGCGAGCGCGGGCGTGCATGCCAACGGCTACTCTCTGGTGCGTCGCATCCTGGCGCGGGATCCCGAGGCCCTGGAAACGACACTGGATGGACGCAACCTCGGTGAATGGCTGCTCACGCCCACCCGAATCTACGCGCGGGCCATTCGCCATTTGATCGCCAACAGCCCAGTGCACGGAATCTGCCATATCACCGGTGGCGGGCTGACAGACAATCTGCCCCGCATTCTGCCAAACGGCCTTGCCGCCGCTGTCGATGTCACCAGCTGGAAATGGCCCGCTTTGTTCGACTGGCTGCAGCGAACGGGCGATGTCAGCACGCCCGAAATGCGGCGCACTTTTAACTGTGGGGTCGGGATGGTGGTCGTGGTGCCTGCGGATCAAGCCGATGCGGCGATCGCCTGCCTGCAGGAGGCGGGCGAGACGGCCTGGCGTCTGGGAGAGATCAGCGCCGCCAATCATGGGCCAGCGGTTGTGTTTGCGGAGGGGCCGTGA
- the metG gene encoding methionine--tRNA ligase, with protein sequence MTRKLLVTSALPYANGPIHLGHLVEYIQTDIWVRFQKLQGNEAWYVCADDAHGTPIMLKARERGITPEALIEQVGAEHRRDFAGFQIGFDNYYTTHSAENRHFSELIYTRLRDRGAIDRQIITQAFDAQEGLFLPDRYIKGTCPRCGADDQYGDNCEACGASYSPDELKNPVSVLSGETPVQKESEHYFFRLQDFEPMLREWAASEGLQDEVSNKLQEWFDAGLRAWDISRDAPYFGFEIPDAPDKYFYVWLDAPIGYMASFQDLCHRTGVDFDAFWQPDSDAELYHFIGKDIVYFHALFWPAMLSGAGFRTPTRVCAHGFLTVDGQKMSKSRGTFIMAETYLRHLNPEYLRYYFAAKLGSGVHDIDLNLDDFTQRVNADLVGKLVNIASRCAGFIHKRFDGQLGPRLDSPELFRRFSARAETIGGLYEDREFARVVREVMALADEANQYIDEQKPWVHIKDPDRQADVQAVCTTGINLFRVLMLYLKPVLPKTTEAAEGFLNVSAMRWADAGQPLLDHDLQAFKPLITRVDTDAIAAMVEESRENLKPT encoded by the coding sequence ATGACCCGCAAGCTACTGGTCACCAGTGCCCTGCCGTACGCCAACGGGCCAATTCACCTTGGCCACCTCGTCGAATACATCCAGACCGATATCTGGGTGCGCTTCCAGAAGCTACAGGGCAACGAGGCGTGGTATGTCTGCGCCGACGACGCCCATGGCACGCCGATCATGCTCAAGGCCCGGGAGCGCGGGATCACGCCAGAGGCACTCATCGAGCAGGTGGGCGCTGAACATCGGCGGGATTTTGCCGGTTTCCAGATTGGCTTTGACAACTACTACACGACGCACTCCGCAGAAAACCGCCATTTCTCCGAACTGATCTATACGCGGCTGCGCGATCGGGGCGCCATCGACCGGCAAATCATTACCCAGGCCTTTGATGCCCAGGAGGGCCTCTTCCTGCCCGATCGCTACATCAAGGGGACGTGCCCGCGCTGCGGCGCCGACGATCAGTATGGCGACAACTGCGAAGCCTGTGGCGCCAGCTACTCGCCCGATGAGCTGAAAAACCCGGTCTCGGTACTCTCCGGCGAAACACCGGTGCAAAAAGAATCCGAGCACTACTTTTTCCGGCTGCAGGACTTCGAGCCCATGCTGCGGGAGTGGGCGGCCAGCGAAGGGCTGCAGGACGAAGTCTCGAACAAGCTCCAGGAATGGTTTGATGCCGGCCTGCGTGCCTGGGACATCTCGCGTGACGCCCCGTACTTCGGCTTCGAAATACCGGATGCCCCCGATAAGTACTTCTACGTATGGCTTGATGCCCCGATTGGCTACATGGCGAGCTTTCAGGATTTATGCCACCGCACTGGCGTGGATTTCGACGCGTTCTGGCAACCCGATTCTGACGCCGAGCTTTATCACTTCATCGGCAAGGACATCGTCTATTTTCACGCCCTGTTCTGGCCCGCCATGCTCAGCGGCGCGGGTTTTCGCACGCCCACCCGGGTTTGTGCCCACGGATTTCTGACCGTCGATGGCCAGAAAATGTCGAAATCCCGTGGCACGTTCATCATGGCGGAGACCTATCTGCGCCACCTCAACCCGGAATATCTACGCTACTACTTCGCCGCCAAACTCGGCAGCGGCGTGCACGATATCGACCTCAATCTCGACGACTTCACACAACGCGTAAATGCCGATTTGGTCGGCAAACTCGTCAACATTGCGAGCCGTTGCGCGGGATTCATCCACAAACGCTTCGATGGTCAGTTGGGCCCACGCCTGGACAGCCCTGAGCTGTTCCGGCGCTTCAGCGCCCGGGCAGAGACCATTGGCGGGCTCTATGAGGATCGCGAGTTCGCCCGGGTCGTCCGCGAAGTCATGGCACTCGCCGATGAGGCCAACCAGTACATCGACGAACAAAAGCCCTGGGTCCACATCAAAGACCCTGACCGACAAGCGGATGTCCAGGCGGTCTGCACCACCGGCATCAACCTGTTTCGCGTGCTGATGCTCTACCTCAAACCTGTGCTGCCCAAAACCACGGAAGCCGCCGAGGGCTTTCTCAATGTCAGCGCCATGCGCTGGGCGGATGCAGGACAGCCTTTGCTCGACCACGATCTGCAAGCGTTCAAGCCGCTCATTACCCGCGTAGACACCGATGCCATCGCGGCCATGGTCGAGGAATCGCGGGAGAACCTGAAGCCGACATGA
- a CDS encoding DUF2066 domain-containing protein produces MRYRLVAVFCLVFASLLAPLAVAQTVDSPGRAEVPVTDGSEAARTEAVAEAVDQVILRLSGDPSVLTSDLAAELQRNADRYLQGYAYREAEDTESGSGGLRLIARFDIQRLREALVEAEVPIWPDRPPTVLVWLGRDLEGEREIVGAGDDEPLRAEWVAAAKDLGINLFFPIMDLQDLSAVRFVDLAGGFSEPVAEASERYGADQILAGRIADTDGGRIDGRWMVLSGQGDVERWREQASDPAALLDRTLDSLVTRLRETFAYLPDLQARGRMQIEVAGIVDLGVHERVTERLTEMSGVERVNPVRVQEDVVQFELAISTTEARVMDALERDGRLAGSDAEYRWE; encoded by the coding sequence ATGCGATACCGATTAGTGGCTGTCTTTTGTCTTGTTTTTGCCAGTCTGCTGGCCCCGTTGGCCGTGGCGCAGACGGTGGATTCTCCAGGGCGGGCTGAAGTGCCTGTGACGGACGGGTCTGAAGCCGCCCGCACCGAGGCGGTGGCGGAGGCGGTGGATCAGGTGATCCTGCGCTTGAGCGGTGATCCGTCTGTGCTGACGTCCGATCTGGCGGCTGAATTGCAGCGCAACGCGGATCGGTATTTGCAGGGCTATGCCTACCGGGAAGCGGAGGATACCGAGTCGGGTTCAGGCGGGCTGCGTTTAATCGCCCGCTTTGATATTCAGCGGCTTCGCGAGGCCCTGGTCGAGGCCGAGGTGCCCATCTGGCCGGATCGCCCGCCCACGGTACTTGTGTGGCTTGGCCGCGATCTGGAGGGGGAGCGCGAAATCGTTGGCGCGGGTGATGACGAGCCACTGCGGGCTGAATGGGTAGCGGCTGCCAAAGACCTCGGCATCAATCTGTTTTTCCCCATCATGGACTTGCAAGATCTCTCCGCCGTCCGCTTCGTCGACCTGGCGGGTGGCTTTTCGGAGCCGGTAGCGGAGGCCTCGGAGCGATATGGGGCCGATCAGATTCTGGCAGGCCGTATCGCCGATACTGACGGGGGGCGCATCGATGGGCGTTGGATGGTGCTCTCGGGTCAGGGCGATGTGGAGCGGTGGCGCGAGCAGGCATCTGATCCCGCGGCCCTACTTGATCGCACGCTAGACAGCCTGGTCACCCGGCTGCGGGAAACGTTTGCCTATCTACCTGATCTCCAGGCGCGTGGCCGGATGCAAATCGAGGTCGCAGGCATTGTCGATTTGGGTGTCCATGAACGCGTGACTGAGCGACTGACCGAGATGAGTGGCGTGGAGCGGGTCAACCCGGTCCGCGTCCAGGAAGACGTTGTGCAATTTGAACTGGCCATCAGCACCACCGAAGCCCGGGTAATGGATGCCCTAGAGCGGGATGGCCGGCTCGCTGGCAGTGATGCGGAATACCGCTGGGAATGA
- the nth gene encoding endonuclease III: MNASKRQAIFERLCAANPHPTTELEYRNAFELLIAVILSAQATDRGVNIATRKLFAAANTPEGILRLGEAGLRQHIRTIGLFNSKAKNIMATCEALVERHGGEVPDRREALEALPGVGRKTANVVLNTAFGYPTMAVDTHIYRVANRTGIAKGKTVREVEDRLMRWVPRAFLQDAHHWLILHGRYVCTARKPRCGACPIYDFCEFKDKARYADEAPSAG; encoded by the coding sequence ATGAACGCCAGCAAACGCCAGGCCATCTTCGAGCGGTTGTGCGCCGCCAACCCGCATCCAACCACCGAGCTCGAGTACCGCAATGCCTTCGAGTTGCTGATCGCGGTCATCCTCTCGGCGCAGGCCACCGACCGCGGCGTGAACATCGCCACGCGCAAGCTCTTCGCTGCGGCCAATACCCCGGAAGGCATTCTGAGGCTAGGCGAAGCGGGCTTGCGTCAACACATCCGAACCATTGGGCTTTTCAATAGCAAGGCCAAAAACATCATGGCCACGTGCGAGGCCCTCGTGGAGCGTCATGGCGGCGAAGTCCCTGACCGTCGCGAGGCCCTTGAGGCCCTGCCGGGTGTGGGCCGCAAAACCGCGAATGTCGTGCTCAATACCGCCTTTGGCTATCCCACCATGGCCGTCGATACGCACATCTATCGGGTGGCGAACCGCACGGGTATCGCCAAAGGGAAAACGGTGCGTGAGGTTGAAGACCGCCTGATGCGCTGGGTACCGCGCGCATTCCTGCAGGATGCCCATCACTGGCTGATCCTGCATGGCCGGTATGTGTGTACCGCCCGCAAACCGCGCTGCGGAGCCTGTCCGATCTATGACTTTTGTGAGTTCAAGGACAAGGCCCGTTATGCTGACGAGGCGCCGTCAGCCGGCTGA
- a CDS encoding metal ABC transporter permease, which produces MIPLLSDPTLHTVALGTALLGVMSGVLGSFAVLRRESLLGDTLSHAALPGVCLGFMVTGARSLTGLMAGALVTAMLAAFAMVFLVRYTRLKTDAALGIALGLFFALGVVLLTHIQATGGAAQAGLDAFLFGQAAALSRADLLPMSSVGLVAVGLVVLLWKPLKLLTFDPEYAAVIGLPVRSLELLITLLVALTVVVGLQLVGVVLMTAMVIAPAAAARQWCCSLHGMVILAALLGATAGVLGGGLSALIPGLSTGPVIVLVASVIALGSLFFAPRRGLIPAWWRQGHRLSRTSSDRVLETVYQLACEHGSGRYRVEEGAVDAYHGIATAAILVSLRERGLLEAVEHMPDEGRHWRLTNEGMSYAAARAGRPDEAIGV; this is translated from the coding sequence ATGATCCCGCTGCTCTCTGATCCCACGCTTCACACGGTTGCGCTGGGGACCGCGCTGCTCGGGGTGATGAGCGGTGTGCTCGGCAGCTTTGCCGTCCTGCGCCGCGAGAGTCTGCTGGGCGATACCCTGTCGCATGCCGCTTTGCCCGGCGTGTGCCTGGGCTTCATGGTAACGGGCGCACGGTCATTGACAGGTTTGATGGCTGGGGCGTTGGTGACGGCCATGCTCGCCGCCTTCGCTATGGTTTTTCTGGTGCGCTACACCCGCCTGAAAACCGATGCCGCCCTGGGGATCGCCCTGGGGTTGTTCTTCGCCCTCGGTGTTGTCCTGCTGACGCATATTCAGGCGACAGGGGGTGCGGCACAGGCGGGGCTCGATGCGTTCTTGTTTGGTCAGGCGGCTGCCCTGTCACGAGCCGATCTGTTGCCGATGAGCAGTGTGGGGCTGGTCGCGGTCGGGCTTGTGGTGCTTTTGTGGAAACCGCTCAAGCTTCTGACGTTCGATCCGGAATACGCAGCAGTGATTGGCCTACCCGTCCGGTCGCTTGAATTGCTCATCACCCTGCTCGTCGCCCTGACGGTGGTGGTCGGCCTGCAGCTCGTGGGCGTGGTGCTGATGACCGCCATGGTCATCGCCCCGGCAGCTGCTGCCCGACAATGGTGTTGCAGCCTGCACGGCATGGTCATCCTGGCGGCGTTGCTAGGCGCTACAGCCGGGGTGCTGGGCGGTGGCCTGAGCGCATTGATCCCCGGGCTCTCCACCGGGCCGGTTATCGTCCTGGTGGCCAGTGTGATCGCCCTTGGCTCCCTGTTTTTTGCCCCGCGGCGCGGGCTGATCCCCGCCTGGTGGCGACAGGGGCATCGGCTGAGTCGAACCTCGTCAGATCGAGTGCTTGAGACGGTCTATCAGCTCGCGTGCGAGCATGGCAGTGGCCGATATCGCGTTGAAGAAGGGGCGGTGGATGCGTATCACGGCATCGCGACGGCCGCCATTCTGGTGTCGCTGCGTGAGCGGGGGCTGCTCGAGGCCGTGGAGCACATGCCGGATGAGGGGCGACATTGGCGCCTGACCAATGAGGGCATGTCCTATGCAGCGGCCCGCGCCGGCCGCCCGGACGAGGCGATTGGCGTGTGA
- the purN gene encoding phosphoribosylglycinamide formyltransferase, with translation MSVPAFRIAVLISGSGSNLQAIMDATATGSISGEIEQVLSNRPDAGGLERARQAGIPAEVIDHRHFDTREAYDEALGQRLTALRPDLIVLAGFMRILTDPLVRTFAGQMINIHPSLLPAYRGLHTHARAIAAGERQHGCSVHYVIPELDAGPVIAQAPVTIKPDDTPASLQTRVQAMEHTLYPQVVSWIADGRVSLHDDQVWMDGQPISRPPRITAETEH, from the coding sequence GTGAGCGTACCCGCCTTTCGGATCGCCGTTCTTATCTCGGGCAGTGGCAGTAACCTCCAGGCCATCATGGATGCCACGGCAACCGGGTCGATATCCGGTGAGATTGAACAGGTCCTGAGCAATCGCCCGGACGCTGGTGGCCTGGAGCGAGCACGTCAGGCGGGTATCCCCGCCGAGGTCATTGACCATCGCCACTTTGACACCCGAGAGGCGTATGACGAAGCGCTCGGCCAACGCCTGACCGCCCTCCGGCCGGATCTCATCGTGCTCGCCGGCTTCATGCGCATCCTCACCGATCCGCTGGTGCGCACGTTCGCCGGTCAGATGATTAACATTCACCCCTCGCTTCTGCCGGCCTATCGCGGGCTGCACACCCATGCGCGCGCTATCGCCGCCGGTGAGCGCCAACATGGGTGCAGCGTTCACTACGTCATTCCCGAGCTCGACGCAGGCCCGGTGATTGCGCAGGCGCCCGTCACCATCAAACCCGACGACACGCCTGCCAGCCTGCAGACCCGCGTTCAGGCGATGGAGCACACCCTGTACCCGCAGGTTGTCAGCTGGATCGCTGATGGCCGCGTCTCACTGCACGACGACCAAGTGTGGATGGATGGCCAGCCCATCAGCCGTCCCCCCCGCATCACCGCCGAGACCGAGCATTGA
- a CDS encoding shikimate kinase, protein MRTPPENVILIGMPGAGKSTVGVLLARALGLDFTDTDLLIQRREGMSLQDLVDTRGHQALRHIEAEVLRQVSLRGHVIATGGSAVYSEAAMTALRTTGVIVHLHVDLPVIRARVTDFDTRGIARAAGQSIEDLYREREALYHQHADVGVDVSTTDQAGAVKAVIAALQKINALPAGSGIMPRS, encoded by the coding sequence ATGCGCACACCACCGGAAAACGTCATCCTGATCGGTATGCCAGGGGCGGGTAAAAGCACGGTCGGGGTATTACTCGCCCGTGCGCTTGGGCTGGATTTCACGGATACCGATCTGCTGATTCAGCGCCGTGAGGGCATGAGTCTTCAGGATCTGGTTGACACCCGAGGCCACCAGGCCCTCCGCCACATCGAAGCGGAGGTGCTGCGCCAGGTCAGCCTGCGCGGGCATGTAATTGCGACCGGCGGCAGCGCCGTCTACAGCGAGGCGGCCATGACCGCCTTGCGGACCACCGGTGTGATCGTGCACCTGCATGTCGATCTGCCCGTCATCCGTGCGCGTGTGACCGATTTCGATACGCGCGGGATTGCCCGCGCCGCTGGCCAGAGCATCGAGGATCTTTATCGCGAGCGGGAGGCGCTCTACCACCAACATGCCGACGTTGGCGTCGATGTCAGCACAACCGACCAGGCCGGCGCCGTTAAAGCCGTCATCGCGGCCCTTCAGAAGATTAATGCCCTGCCGGCCGGCTCTGGCATAATGCCGCGTTCCTGA
- a CDS encoding metal ABC transporter permease — MTELFVEPTIAIVLTGMLVGAAGSLLGVFLVLRGNSMLSDAISHAILFGIAVVWLLTGATSGPVQIVGAALSGVLAVFLIESVVRTRRVRQDAAIGLVFPALFSLGVVLLNVFARDVHLDEHTVLLGEIGFVWLDQITVAGWVLPQSLATLAVVLAIDGLFIALFYKALKLATFDPELARTLGFKPTLLFYGLLSLVSGTAVAAFDAVGVVLFICFVIVPPGAAYLLTDRLAVMLFLAVAMAMASAPLGYVAAVALNVSIAGMMALATGGFLILALTLGPRHGLLARQARRRRLADQPADGASSA, encoded by the coding sequence GTGACTGAGCTGTTTGTCGAACCGACCATTGCCATTGTCCTGACCGGCATGCTCGTGGGGGCCGCGGGCTCGCTGCTGGGCGTGTTTCTGGTGCTGCGTGGCAACAGCATGCTATCCGATGCCATTAGCCATGCGATCCTCTTTGGTATTGCAGTCGTCTGGTTGCTGACCGGCGCCACGAGTGGCCCGGTGCAGATCGTTGGCGCGGCTTTAAGTGGTGTGCTGGCCGTGTTCCTCATTGAGAGCGTCGTTCGTACCCGGCGAGTGCGTCAGGATGCGGCGATCGGCCTCGTGTTTCCCGCCCTGTTCTCGCTCGGCGTCGTTTTGCTGAACGTCTTTGCCCGCGATGTGCATCTCGATGAGCACACGGTTCTGCTTGGTGAGATCGGTTTTGTCTGGCTTGACCAGATCACCGTTGCGGGTTGGGTGCTGCCGCAGTCCTTAGCGACCTTGGCCGTGGTGCTGGCCATCGATGGCCTTTTCATCGCGCTGTTCTACAAAGCCCTTAAGCTGGCGACCTTTGATCCGGAGCTCGCACGGACCCTGGGCTTCAAGCCCACGCTGCTGTTTTACGGATTATTGAGTTTGGTCAGTGGCACAGCAGTCGCTGCTTTTGATGCGGTGGGCGTGGTGCTGTTTATCTGCTTTGTGATTGTCCCGCCGGGCGCGGCGTATCTGCTCACGGACCGGTTGGCGGTCATGTTGTTTCTGGCCGTGGCGATGGCGATGGCCAGCGCGCCCCTAGGCTACGTCGCTGCCGTCGCGCTCAACGTTTCCATTGCCGGCATGATGGCGCTGGCAACGGGCGGGTTTTTGATACTGGCGCTTACGCTCGGCCCGCGGCATGGCCTGCTGGCTCGACAAGCGCGTCGGCGCCGGTTGGCGGATCAGCCGGCTGACGGCGCCTCGTCAGCATAA